The proteins below are encoded in one region of Candidatus Latescibacter sp.:
- a CDS encoding BamA/TamA family outer membrane protein, translating to MKKHTSIFPLLLLLILLALPGNFTVFAQTVRPPGEQKNRAAAYDARLDSVLVTGIERIPRADIDRIILSRPGGILNDGLIEHDRAALADYLHEQGWWSASVASSVDSTKAERTLLIFRIEAGAPVLFGTIILTVPEGIRSVVKEPPQDLYGKPFTRRALDSLAQAIVIGLADNGFPGASVGPKLTAHGDTIDVVLQVQPGAKAHVDSIVIQGLTVTKDVTVRRELVRFRGRDISPEMVSEVRSAVGRMRFLRLSSDPSIEYTDAGKGLLLVNMEEGSQGTFDGVIGYQPAGGGGSGELVGKVDLGLANLFGSGRSARVRWENLGNKSSDLELRYEEPWAFGFPVNASGVFSQEDRQAQGYTRTLFSAGIGHTLGRLQANAGFRYEKVSSDSTRSYGATGIEAGISWNAVDNPANPRSGARYAAAWSTVVKNYRFGGGARTSLTRTELGLDNYIPTALHQSVAILLSYRDVTAGNGLLDPSDRWWLGGASTLRGYRERIFPAVRALISTVEYRFLTGETSRVFVFVDTGYLQDRVQSGGGIVTRSLTRTGYGFGLRLQSRAGMLGFDYGLGRGDSPGEGKLHVRLSTEF from the coding sequence ATGAAAAAGCATACTAGCATCTTCCCCTTATTGCTGCTATTGATTCTCCTGGCATTACCGGGAAACTTTACGGTCTTTGCGCAAACCGTCCGTCCTCCGGGGGAGCAGAAAAACCGCGCTGCGGCTTACGATGCACGGCTGGATTCCGTTCTGGTCACCGGAATTGAAAGAATACCCCGCGCGGATATTGACCGTATTATCCTTTCCAGGCCCGGCGGCATCCTGAACGACGGCCTCATCGAGCATGACCGCGCCGCACTCGCCGACTATCTCCATGAGCAGGGCTGGTGGAGCGCCTCTGTCGCCTCTTCGGTTGATTCCACGAAGGCAGAGCGTACTCTTCTCATCTTCCGCATCGAAGCCGGCGCGCCTGTGCTGTTCGGTACTATTATTCTCACCGTTCCGGAAGGGATTAGGAGCGTGGTGAAAGAACCGCCCCAGGATCTATACGGGAAACCATTCACCCGCCGGGCGCTCGATTCGCTCGCACAGGCAATCGTAATTGGACTCGCCGATAACGGTTTTCCCGGCGCGTCGGTCGGCCCGAAACTGACTGCCCACGGCGACACTATCGACGTTGTCCTGCAAGTCCAGCCCGGCGCAAAAGCCCATGTGGATTCAATAGTAATCCAGGGTTTGACAGTGACAAAAGATGTAACAGTGCGGCGTGAGCTTGTACGTTTCAGGGGCAGAGATATCTCCCCGGAAATGGTTTCCGAAGTCCGCTCGGCGGTCGGAAGAATGCGGTTTCTGCGCCTCTCCAGCGATCCATCCATAGAATATACCGACGCCGGAAAAGGTCTTCTGTTGGTGAATATGGAGGAGGGAAGCCAGGGAACCTTCGACGGCGTCATTGGATACCAGCCGGCGGGCGGCGGCGGTTCCGGAGAGCTGGTGGGAAAAGTTGACCTGGGGCTTGCCAATTTGTTCGGAAGCGGGCGCTCGGCACGTGTCCGGTGGGAAAACCTGGGCAATAAAAGCTCTGACTTGGAGCTTCGCTACGAGGAACCCTGGGCGTTTGGATTTCCGGTGAACGCAAGCGGCGTCTTTTCCCAGGAAGACCGTCAGGCGCAGGGCTACACTCGCACGCTTTTTTCCGCAGGAATCGGGCATACCCTGGGAAGACTCCAGGCAAACGCGGGATTCCGGTACGAAAAAGTAAGCTCCGATTCCACACGGAGCTATGGCGCGACCGGCATCGAAGCGGGAATATCCTGGAACGCAGTTGATAATCCCGCCAATCCCCGAAGCGGTGCGAGGTATGCCGCCGCCTGGTCCACGGTTGTGAAAAACTATCGGTTCGGGGGTGGAGCGCGAACGAGCCTGACGCGAACCGAACTCGGTCTGGATAATTATATCCCCACTGCGCTGCATCAGAGTGTCGCCATACTGTTGAGCTACCGTGATGTGACCGCCGGAAACGGCCTGCTCGATCCCTCCGACCGCTGGTGGCTGGGAGGCGCTTCCACTCTCCGCGGATACCGTGAGCGGATATTCCCGGCGGTGCGGGCGCTTATCTCAACTGTGGAGTACCGTTTTCTCACCGGGGAGACCTCGCGTGTATTCGTGTTTGTCGATACCGGCTACCTTCAGGATCGAGTGCAGTCCGGCGGGGGGATTGTTACCCGGTCGCTCACCCGGACCGGTTACGGATTCGGGCTGCGGCTCCAGTCGCGGGCGGGGATGCTCGGTTTCGATTACGGTCTCGGACGGGGCGACAGCCCTGGGGAGGGGAAACTCCATGTACGGCTGAGCACGGAATTTTGA
- the hisI gene encoding phosphoribosyl-AMP cyclohydrolase — MLVNIDDIKYDEKGLVPAITQDTVTGEILMFAWMNSESLKKTLETSVMTYWSRSRQKLWVKGETSGNLQVVNEVYVDCDADCLLFKVTPKGDGAACHDGYRSCFYRKIDPSDIEFIVIGERIFQPEDK, encoded by the coding sequence ATTCTTGTGAATATCGATGACATAAAGTATGACGAGAAGGGGCTGGTGCCGGCAATAACCCAGGATACCGTGACAGGAGAGATATTGATGTTCGCCTGGATGAACAGCGAAAGTCTGAAAAAGACCCTGGAAACCAGCGTCATGACCTACTGGTCGAGATCACGCCAGAAGCTCTGGGTCAAGGGGGAAACATCGGGGAATCTCCAGGTGGTCAATGAAGTGTATGTGGATTGCGATGCAGACTGTCTCCTTTTCAAGGTCACCCCGAAGGGTGACGGCGCCGCCTGTCATGACGGTTACCGCTCCTGTTTCTACCGTAAAATCGACCCCTCTGATATTGAATTTATTGTAATCGGCGAAAGAATTTTCCAGCCGGAAGACAAATAG
- a CDS encoding DUF502 domain-containing protein, which produces MVNKEEKKKSRFHKLRNYFTTGLLILTPTAVTIWVLVILFRMFDGIFGKLYTRLFEYLGYSVTHIPGLGALTLVIFITLFGFFVRFYVGKKFFGLWEGLMHRIPLLNKIYIATRQLSDVFKDSSKMNLGKPVMVEYPRRGIFSIGWITNERTRHFSDKAGKKVLGVYLATAPNPTSGMLIYVPEDELIPLDITSEDVMKLIISAGFVGPDEATVPKIM; this is translated from the coding sequence ATGGTAAATAAAGAAGAAAAGAAAAAATCACGGTTTCACAAACTGCGGAACTATTTTACCACCGGTCTTCTGATTCTGACGCCGACTGCGGTAACAATATGGGTGCTGGTGATTCTCTTCCGCATGTTCGATGGCATTTTTGGAAAGCTCTATACCCGGCTCTTCGAATACCTGGGATATTCGGTGACTCACATCCCGGGACTGGGCGCCCTCACACTGGTCATTTTTATCACCCTGTTCGGATTTTTCGTACGTTTCTATGTGGGGAAAAAGTTTTTCGGATTGTGGGAGGGGTTGATGCACCGTATCCCGCTCCTGAATAAAATATATATAGCCACCCGTCAGCTCTCAGATGTGTTTAAAGATTCCAGCAAGATGAATCTCGGCAAACCGGTTATGGTGGAGTATCCCCGCCGGGGTATATTTTCCATCGGATGGATAACCAACGAGCGCACCAGGCATTTTTCGGATAAAGCGGGGAAAAAGGTGCTGGGCGTGTATCTCGCCACAGCCCCGAATCCTACTTCCGGTATGCTTATATATGTCCCCGAGGATGAACTCATTCCTCTCGATATAACATCAGAAGATGTTATGAAACTCATCATCAGCGCCGGATTTGTGGGACCGGATGAAGCTACTGTGCCCAAAATCATGTAA
- a CDS encoding septum formation initiator family protein — protein sequence MAALVNRRKKKLKPGRIIIACILIVVAFGILISSRSFIKIHQLSRIKKKEIQARDSALDEKRKLLMELYRLEKDSTYMEEIARKEYGMIKKGWEVFLISSPDTSGIKKNGK from the coding sequence GTGGCCGCCCTAGTCAACAGGCGAAAGAAGAAATTAAAGCCGGGCAGGATCATAATTGCCTGTATCCTTATCGTTGTGGCGTTCGGGATTCTTATTTCGAGCCGCAGCTTCATAAAGATCCATCAGCTCAGCAGAATAAAAAAAAAGGAAATTCAGGCCCGGGATTCTGCTCTCGATGAAAAGAGGAAGCTTCTCATGGAGTTATACCGCCTAGAGAAAGATTCGACCTACATGGAAGAAATAGCCCGTAAGGAGTACGGAATGATAAAAAAAGGGTGGGAGGTATTCCTGATATCTTCGCCCGACACATCAGGGATTAAAAAGAATGGTAAATAA